Genomic segment of Panicum virgatum strain AP13 chromosome 9N, P.virgatum_v5, whole genome shotgun sequence:
TATAAtcggaatttgaatttgatggaTAGTTTACAAACTACAACTTGGTAAGCTCTGAAATTGTTTGCATGTTGAAATTGTTTGCATATGTTAGTCCATTATGGTAAATACTTCGTGCCGCTGCATCTCGAGAGAGAGCCCGTGTTAGTGAGCGAAGGAAAATGGAGAAGGCCCAGGTGATAATGTACCGTGGGGACCTACCTACGCACATGTGAGAACTGAAAATAGAAATCCCTCCAATGATACCTACGGCCGCCCCCGTCCCCGGGGAGTCTATTCCTCGCGCGCGCTACTGGAGCTCGAGCTGTCGCAGAAGGGAGGCGAGCTGACTGTGCTTCTTCAATCTCGAGCCAGCGATGGTGGTTGGCGCCGGGGTTAGGGGAGGGGGGTGGCCGGGGTCCGAGGGGTGGTTggtggggggagcggccgccggcgaggtcgccggcggccggggtggtggagggcggcggcggcggccttaggatctagggttgctgggggcggcggcggcggtgaagagCTCCATGGCCACCGGACCTAGAAGAGAAGGTGGTGGGGGGAGGAATCGACCGGCGGTGGGCGGTGGTGtgtgggcgggcggcgaggcggcgctccgtgccgccggccggggtggtgggcgccggcggccgggccagGTCCCGGGCGGGGGCGTGGCGCCGGAGAGGTTAGGGGAGGACGGGGATGCGCCGGCGGTGTTTGgtgggcggacggcgcggcggcgagagccgccggccggggcggaggacgaaggggcgggggcggaggacgAAGCGCCTTCTGCGAGTGGATCGATTCCACTCGCGCGCGGTGAATAGACACCCCccgtccccgcccccgcccccacccGCGACTGGACCCCaagccgccgcgccgcagcgACCCCGGACGGGAGGCGCGGCCCTGCCCTGATCCCGCGGCTGGCCCCAGGCCGCCGCGCCACAGCGGCTCCCGACGGGGgcattgccgggactggggtggGGACGGGTCTGTTGCAGGATGCGCCTCTGAGGAAGTACAAAGGTGCGGCGGTCCCGGCGGATGACAAATGGGCCCCATCTGACACCCACACCAGCGGCGCTCTGGCAGCGGCAGGCACCCAAAACCCGAGGAGGCGAGACACAAACCTTGAGAACACCTCAAAAGGAGGAGATTCTCCTCGCCCCTTCCAGCAGCGCAGCCGACGGGCGAGGCGGCGACGGTAGCCGCCGTCGCAGCCGCTGCCTTCGCCTCCTGCCGGTCCTCTCCCGCGCGGTCTCGCAggacgccgcgccgccactgTGGTGTTCGGGGGCGGCTCGGAGGACCCGCGGCCCCCTCGGCTTatccgcccctccgccgccggcgccatcgaGGTGAGCGATTTCCTCGCGTCCACACGGCTCCTGATCCCGGCGTGGTCCAATGCTCGCGCGCAGCGCTTGATTGTTGGGTTGTTTCTCTGATTGCCGGTTGGGGTTTTCCTTTCGGTTCATGCTCTGTTCCCGCTGCGCTTGCTCTGTTTCGCCTCCGCATTGTGCGGGGGTTTGGATTTGCGTCTTGGGGTCGCGGTTTTTGGCGCACGTGATCAGGTGACTACTGGAGACCGGTGGGGATCGGTGTCCGCTGATCCCGGgcgttatgttttttttttttcttgtgtgtgtgtgtgtgttgtttTCCTCTTCTGGTCAAGCCCACGTCATTGCAGAGGATGATCGAGGCTTCCGTATGTCAACGGTAGAAAAACCAGAAATTCTGATTTCTGAAGGGCTTCAAAGTCCTCGTCACCATCGATTCCATCGATGGAATAGTCCTGATCTCCACCGTGGCTCGTGTTGTCAGGGTGCCTCAAGGAATTAGTCCTTGAAAAGACCTGCGGATTGCGGTTACCTGACAAGCTTCTTGTCAGGACAGAGTCAACGGTTCTCTAGTCTGGTGCCCCACCCCTGAAAACCGATCTGTAGTTGCTCCTTGACATTCTCCTTTAAAGTTTTCTTCAAAAAGAAATTCTTCTTTCAAGTTAGTGCATCCGTGGAGAAGTGCCTGGAATTTGCTTGATCAATAACAACGGACACTGGAGATCAGAATGTAGCTCAGACACCATTTATCTTCATAATTCAGAAGCTTTGTTTGATTTTATGGAAAAATAATAACGTCTTCTGTGATGGCGAGAAAGAGGGTGTAGGATAGTCGGTAATAGGAGCACAACCGCGGTCAGAACTTGTCACATGTAGAAGCAATTGTCCGTAAGCTCTGTGCTAGTTATTTGGTATCATGCTGTTATATTTCTATTTGTTCATTTGTTAACGTTGGTGTTCTGATTGGATGTTTTCATGTGTACTAGTTGAAGCGAAAAGCAGTTCATACTTTACCTACGATTGGTTAAAACTGGCTGTTTGATTACTGTTCCATTCTTCGTTGCTGTGGTTCAATAGGTAACTACTAACTACTATGGGCAGCAGAGAGTGATATTGTGCAGAACGGTACATGCTTCCACTGCGTTGTATGTTGTGTGTACGCACGCATGTTTTTCTGGTGGGTTGGGGGGTCCCATGAGACAAAGTTATGTCCTTTTAGTGAAATATATGGATGCTTGCGACATTGGGCTGTATCCCTGATATTGTTTCTTGCATATAACCTATATTATATTACATGGGTTCAGGCCCTGTCTATGGTTTATGAAGGGTATTTGGTGCTATCATATTTCCATTTTGAAATGGTTCTCTTCGATTCCTTTTACTCTCCAAGTAGTTCATTTGTGATGTAAGTATTTTAAATGCTGTGTAGTGTAGCCTGCTAACAGTGAAACAAAGTAGGATACTCTACATGCATTGCCAGAGTGTGATTGTAGATGTACACCTAGACCACCTAGGTTCAAGTCCTTGTCGAGGCGAATTTGGGTATTTCATTCTTAATAAAAAGCCACCAAATTCCTCCTAGGTTGGTCTTTCTTTTAAGGTTTGTCATTTAAGGGCTGGTCTATCATTATTGTACTCTTACTTATTTTGTGTTCCTTTTTCATTATAACTAATTATACTGTTAATTGAAGAAATTTAGTTCAACCATCATATTCAGAACGATCTTTTGCCTTTTGCTGCTTACACTAACAGTCTTGCTCTCTTATTCCTTCTGTTTGGTTTCTACTTTGTCATCATGAAATTTACCACGTTACTGTTGTGCAGGATGGAGCTAAATCACGAACTTCCTAGAGCTACTCTTAATGCCATAAAAATTGATCTCATGACCAGTGCAGATATGGTAAGCTTCTAATTTTGCATAACTCACCTTTTCTCCCGGGAAGTAAAGTGCTAAACTTTTTTTACTTTTATACTTCACCGTCTTCTTTTGTGAGTAGCAAGTTTTTTCAATTTACAACCCATGCTCCTAGACATCTATgcaaatgtttattttttttcatcaaGTCGGTACATAGAGTAATTTGATTATTCTATTCATTGCTTTTTTTTACAATCATTTAACAATGTCAGGAAAAATTGAGCAGCATAAGCATAGTAGAAGTAAGTGATGTCACTAGTCCCAAGTTAGGACTACCAAATGGTTCGCCGCAGTGTGAGACTTGTGGATCTCAAAGTGAACGTGACTGTGATGGTGAGTAAAATTAAACATGCTTACCTTGAAATGTAATATTAAGCATGCAGTATCGAAGCATGTGGTTTGTATGCATTTCAGTGCAAAGGGATCCAACTTGTCAAAATTTTAGGGCATTTTGGTGTGACTAAGCTGGCAGCAACTGTACACAACCCATACTTTATCGATGAAGTTGTTCACTTTCTAAATCAAATATGTCCTGGCTGCCTTAGTCCAAGGGAAAGCATAGATTTGAAGGTTTGTACTTTCCACACCGAGCTATTTTCATCCTCACTAAGCACTACATGTTTTGTATCTTTGCCAAAGTTCATTGATACCATAGTTTAGTAGCCGAATCACTTTCAGATTATCAGGGCCTTTGTCGAGAGCTCTCCTTGGTGATCTGATGGACTAAAATGGGCCAGAGATTCCTACATACAGAATAAAAGACTGTAAAATAAATAGCAGGAGTACTTATCATTACTAATGCATCTACAGTGAACCTGTAAATGCTATTCATTAATGAATTTACCTCTTAGGTAACCAATTACTTATTTATAGGTGTTGATACATATAAAAACAATAGAATGTTTTCAAGAAAATTGTGTATATCAGTTTGATGCTTATTACCTAATAAGTCTCTTTTCTTTGCATCTCATGTTAAGTCATCTTGTCctgaaaataaatattatttattgtCTGCATCGAAGTTTCATACCAGAGCATTTCTTTTCACATTTGATAACTCTTTGATTTGTACTAACTAATCATACAATTGACTCAACTCTAGGTGAAACTGTAGAAATAGCATTCTCAGGCATGATGAATTTATATAATTGCTTTATTCCACTTATAGATTTATTTGATGTTATTCAACTGCTTACAAGTGAGTTCATCGATGGTATATCTAGTTTTTAACATATGGAAGCACATGGCTAACTTATGTTTAGGTAGGTAACAGTTTCTTTATTAGTCCCACAGGACTGCTTGTCATGTTTATTCAGGATATGTTTGTGCTAAATGGGCTTTAGAAATAGGTTATCTTTGTATGTGCATAATAGCTACCTTTGTTTCTTCAGTGTTTAATGTTTTCCCTTGTGTGACCCTGCTTCTGGTATTCCAAGGGTTCCTCCTTTTTGGACAAACAAGTATTTACTATGGTATTATGAGTTAgaacgccccacctagccaacccgaccataaaacccaggtgttatagtgggaggggtgggggcttttatcctcagtccaacattccccctacTGCGTGCGAGCCGGGCGAGCCGCGGGGCTGTGCCACCTGTCCGGTCTCAGCACTTCGGTCTCAGCGAACGCAGCcagggaaatcgcgcagcggaaatgcgtggccgggagggatcgaacccaggacctcggctctggtaccaagttagaacgccccacctagccaacccgaccataaaacccaggtgttatagtgggaggggtgggggcttttatcctcaGTCCAACATTATGCCTACTGCATTCTCTTGCCATGgttttatctatttctaaaatTAGTAGAGGTGCACTTGTTATGACACTAATGTTTTTTTCTCTTATACATCATTGTTTCCTTTATTGAAGAGATTGGGGAGTGAACCAGTTCAAACAGCATGCAAGTATTGCTCGGTAAGTGCATATTTAGTTCTATTGGGGCGTATTCTTCCACCTTGTATTAAACCTTGTGTTTTTACTGGACAGAAGGATGGCTCTAAACTTTACCCTAGCGTAATCTTTAAGACGCTGTCAAGTCCAAGAGTATTATTATCCAAGAGTAGACTTCACAGAAGCACAAGCGTGATGGAAAGAATTTCGATTGTTGCAGAAGCTACTGACAGAGTGTCTAATAAGTCAAAGGGTAAAGGTTTGCTTGAAGGCCTGCCCCAGGATTATTGGGATTTTGTACCTTCTGAAAATCAGCAACTGCAGTCTACTATGACCAAGATAATATTATCACCCTACCAAGTAATGTTTTCATTTCCAGCCATTCATTTTTGGTATAGGCTATTCTGTGTTGGCTTCCAGATTAGATTTACTCGTCCACTGTTTTTCCCCTGAGAAAAGACCATGTATTGTCTGATTATTGTTAATAGGGTCTCTGTTAATTTGGCTCATGTTTTTGTATCAGATACCGATGATTTAAAATGTACCGTGTAGGACACATGAAAGGGGGCATGGGGTTACTTGTATTGTCTGAAGTACTTAATGTACCAATCAAGGGCAATCTGCTGCTCATATTCACATAAATATATCTTGTTTCAGAAAGTAAGAATGTCCCTGATCTCTTTTGCCATATTTACAGGTCTTTCACATGTTGAAGAAAAGTGACCCTGAACTTATAAAACAATTTGTTTCAAGGCGGGAGCTATTGTTTCTATCATGTTTACCAGTGACTCCTAATTGCCATCGTGTTGTGGAGATTGGATATGGTCTTTCAGATGCGCGGCTAACTTTTGTAAGTAGcatgcctttttttttaaatgttatCTATTCATCATTTTCCATCCATTCGTGATTAGTACCCTTCTATTATTCTAGTTCAAATGCTAACTATCTGTATAGTTTCGAGTAAATCTTTTGGTAAGTCTATGGGAAGTCATTTAATTCAGAGCAAATCCACTTAATGTCTTTGAAGTAGTTCTTCGCTTGATTTGCTATCAATAATGTCCACTTCACTCCATGCCATTGCCAGATTGCATGGAGTAATTTGAAATCAGGATTTCAAGTTCTTTATTCCCTCTCACTCCATTAGTGAATAAATGGTGTCATGGGGCTATTCTAGATTTCTAggtctctctcccctctcttaACTTGTTTTAGAGTGTGTTGCAGGCCCTTTTATATCTGTAACTTCTTGGGGATCTTTCCCCCttctcttcttaatatattgacgcgcagctctcctgcgagTTTGAGGAAAAAAAGAATAGTGTTAGtggtcatctttttactgtccTTGTCGTGACCGTTCTATTTGTCTAGCGTGTGTGGATGCATGGTGCACGCGTTGTGTTTGCATGTTTATCTTTGTTACCTTTTTAATTCCTTCTTTAATCAAATAGCACGTATCTCTCTTGCGTGTTTGAGAAAGGAATGGTGAAGAAATCTGAAATCTGGATGGCTTGCAGCGAAATCCAAACTATTGGATGGCAAATCATGGAACCAAATTCTCCGATGTGTCCCTGATCATCTTGGGTGCTTGGGCTACCTGGAAGCATCATGATTCATGCATCTTTGAGGGCGTGTTTCTGGAGTCCAGACGGTTGTATGTGCTGGTTTTCGTAGATGTTGATCTGTGGACTGCGGGCTTGAGCTAGAGGCTTAACACAAGTATTGACCCCAAGCCCCCAACCTAGCCTGCAGTCTGACCTTTGTGGCGTGGCGTGTTGCTTTTCTGTCTTTCTATCTATCCTTatcccttttttttgtttgtttccaAGGTGGGTGGTCCACCCTTGTAACCCTATTTTCCCCCTCCTATACTGGAATACATGCAATTTTCTTGAATGTTTGAGAAAAGTTAATGAGCTCTACTCACACgacatggtgggaaacaatttCATTGTGCTGCCAGATGCACAAGCTTTTTTTACTTATTTCAAATGGAGCTAGAACTTTCTCTTTTTTCCGTTATACTCCATCTTTTTTTTAGATATATGAACTAATTAGCCTGTCCTAATAGACATTTATTTAAAAATGGAGGGATTAGGTTTGTTCAAATGTCCATGTTATAACGGTCTGATGCACTATACTGCACTACACATTTGAACCACGTTGGCTTTTCTGTTGTAAACATACAATTTCATTCATTGCATGTTTGAAGTAGGATGACAGAACAAAGGCTTACAAGAGGATGGTTGATGTCAGTAGGAGAATTGATGACTACCGTCAGCATCCACAGTTCAGTGTTCTCGCAAGTTCACTTGTCTCAAGCCGAGTTTCAGAATGCCTGAAGTCATCCAAGGCAAGAAAGCTAGTgttgtcttcttttttttattgcaTATATGTCATTCTGATCTATCAGATCTGCTAAATTCTTAGAAAAATGCTGTGTTTAAATGCAAACAATTCGATCATATTTTCTATTCTGTCCAAACCCATTTAAATTACTCTAATCTAGCTGTTGTCGATGAACCATTATATTTAACAATTCTAGGTTTTTTGGGTCGTTAGACAAATGTAAGGTGCTTTTTATTTGAAGAAGCTTTTGTTTATTGTGTTCAACACACTCATATGACCTATGCAGCTAATCCTTTTTCGTGGAACTTAACCTGACTATAAAAGAGAATGCCAGCTTCTTTAAATGCATCTTACATGATCCATTGTGAAAATCATGAACATGCTCGACACTTGTCCCATGGTTATCAGAGGAATATCTATGTCTGACAAATATCAAAAGAATATCAATATCTGTTACGTGTTGTTAAGTTTTAACGCATCATAGACTTCACATATTCCCACACAAATTCAATCCAATTGCACTGAAGGAACTTAAACCTTCAATTTGTTGAAACTTGTCATTATCTTCATAGCTTTAACCAAATGTCTTATGGAAGTTACTTCGGAATGAGggtaaatgatttttttttgttaagtgCCTATTAACAATAAATTCTCAGATTTTATTATAACTGTGGTACTGGCAAATGTCTTTAGCTTAATTCATTGacatttttgtttctttcagtTATACTCTAGAAAGACAGAGGGGGAGACAACCACAGATACGTACGGAATGAAATGGCTAAAGGATGCTGTTCTCAGCAAAAGATCAGATAATGCTTTTCGAAGTATTATGGTTGGAGACCCAAAAATTAGGTTATGGGAAATTGGCATTCCTGAAGGTTTAGCTTCAAATTTGGTTGTTTCTGAGCCTGTTAGtacttataatttagaaaatATGAATTTGAAGTGCAACCTGCACCTTCTAGCTAAGGAAGAACTGTTTATTCGCCGAAATGGGAAGCTAATGTTTATTCGGAAGGCAAATCAGCTAGAAGTTGGCGACATTGCCTATAGACCATTGCAAGATGGTGATCTTATTCTCATCAACAGGCCTCCTTCAGTTCATCAACATTCACTGATTGCATTGTCTACAAAAATTCTTCCAATTCAGTCTGTTGTATCAATCAATCCACTATGCTGTACACCTTTTTTGGGAGACTTTGATGGGGATTGTTTGCATGGATATATCCCACAATCTATACGATCAAGAATTGAGCTTGGAGAGCTGGTAAGCTTACACCAGCAGCTGTTGAATATGCAAGATGGTCGGAGTTTGGTGTCACTAACACATGACTCTCTTGCTGCTGCACATTTGTTAACAAGTGCAGATATTTTTCTGAAGAAATCTGAATTACAGCAGCTTCAAATGCTATGCCTTTCAGTATCAGACACACCAGTACCAGCAGTAGTTAAATCTATGGACTTTCAAAGTTCTCTGTGGACTGGTAAGCAATTATTCAGCATGCTTCTTCCTTCAGGCATGAATTTCATTTGCGATAGGAAGTTGCACATAATAGACAGTGAAGTTCTTACCTGCTCTTCGGGGTCTTCTTGGTTACAAAATAGCACATCTGGTCTCTTTTCTATCATGTTCAAACAGTATGGCCACAAGGCACTTGACTTCCTTTCTTCTGCCCAAGAAGTACTCTGTGAGTTCTTAACAATGAGGGGTTTAAGTGTCTCTCTTTCAGATCTGTATATGTTCTCAGATCATTACTCAAGGAGAAAACTGACTGAGGGAGTCAAACTGGCTTTGGATGAAGCTGAAGAAGCTTTCCGAATCAAGCAAATATTGCTGGATCCAATCAACATACCTGTTCTAAAGTGTCATGATGAAACTGAAGATGTAACTTACAGACAATCTGATTATATTCTGAACAATCTATCAGTTGTCAGATCTTCAATCATGGCATTTAAAGATGTCTTCAGTGATCTCCTAAAAATGGTGCAACAACATGTTAGCAATGATAActcgatgatggtgatgattaATGCGGGAAGCAAGGGTAGCATGTTGAAATATGCGCAGCAAACTGCATGTGTTGGTCTTCAACTTCCAGCAAGCAAATTTCCCTTCAGAATTCCTTCCGAACTCTCATGTATTAGCTGGAATGAGCAGAAGTCATTAAGTTGTGAAGCTGAGGGTAACAACGGACGTGTGGGAGGTCAAAACCTTTACGCTGTAATCAGGCATTCCTTCATTGAGGGTTTAAATCCATTGGAGTGTCTTCTGCATGCTATATCTGGTAGGGCAAACTTCTTCAGTGAGCATGCTGATGTGCCTGGGACACTAACGAGAAAGTTAATGTATCACTTGAGAGATCTACATGTTGCTTATGATGGAACTGTTAGAAGTTCTTACGGGCAGCACATAACACAATTCTCTTATGACACTGCTGATGATATGTATTGTAATCGTGATCGGATAGATGAAATTGGTGCCCCTGTTGGTTCTTGGGCCGCTAGTTCGGTTTCAGAAGCTGCATATGGAGCTTTGGATCACCCAGTTAATGGTTTAGAGGACTCCCCTCTAATGAATCTACAAGTAACATTCTTCTATCTGTTTGTTAATGTCTATACTTATCGTGTGGCCACTGCCCTCTGTAATTTCTTCCCCTaacaatatattttattttgctGTGCAGGAAGTATTTAAGTGTCACAAGGGTACAAATTCTGGTGATCATGTTGGTTTGCTTTTCCTGTCAAAGCATTTGAAGAAGTATAGATATGGTCTGGAATATGCATCCCTAGAAGTTAAAAACCATCTCGAGCGAGTAAACTTCTCTGATTTGGTTGAAATCGTCATGATTATGTTAGTTCCCTAAAACATTGTTTTTTCTGCCATCTTACCTTTTAATATTGTGCACTTGATCAATATTAGCTGCATTTTTTTACTAGATATGATGGATGTGAcacaagaagaaaaggaggacCTTGGACCACCCATTTTCATATAAGCAAGGTTATGTTCTTTTTTAAGTAAATGaacaaatatttttgttttctttgcgTGCATTAAATTGGTATATAACTATCTGTTTCGTTGTGTGCATATTTAcaggaaatgatgaagaagaaaaggTTAGGATTGGGATTTGTTGTAGAAGAGCTTACAAAAGAGTATGACACAATTAAAAACCAGCTAAACAATGCAATCCCATCAGTTTGTATTTCAAAGAGGTAAATACCAAAGCTATTTGTGTTTTGATGAGTATCTATATCTCATTATTTGCTTCTTTCTGTATTGTTGGTTTGTTGCTTTTCTTTGCACCTTGATACATAGGTAGCTAATTTAACATCATTTTTTTGCCAATTTTTTATGGGTGTATATGTTAGATTTCTTGATGTGTGCCAAGAAGACAGGATTGGGCATTAGCATACTGCACATTACAAAATGTTTGTGTGTAAGGAGCATTAGTTTATACCTGATAATTCATTTCTTCCATGCACATGACTcaagattaaaaaaaatattggtgTAGGTTCTTTATGCTGTATCAGATAATTAGACCTCAAATTTCATACAATATATCCACCTATACCTAGTTTGttgaattttttgaatttactatggtTCTCGTTAGATATAAAtactttatattttttattgagAATTTGTTCTGTGAAACGTCTTATATTAAAATAATTAGACTCACTGAATTATTGAACAAAGTCGGCAATATGTTTAAAGTTTGATTTGGCAGTAGGTGTCATATGGGGCACCACAGAGGCTTGTGTTACAATCATACAAGCATCTCTATATGTAGTctacttctctctcttttttttttgaccatATAGTCTACTTCGCTCTTTGCATCTCTTATGCTATATCTTTTGATGTAAATACTTCTCTGCAGAAAATGTTCAGTAGGTGATGAGTGTGTTCAAAATTCAACTTGCTGTATCACAGTGGTAGCACAAGCTGAATCCAACTCCATGTCTCAGTTGGACATTATCAAGAAAAGAGTGATTCCAATCATACTGGATACACTACTGAAAGGTTGTTATGGTTTGATATATCTTTTACAAAATATATCCCATATTTCTATTGCGAGTTGTAGAACTTAGAAATCATGATCTTAGCTATAGGATTCCTTTCTAAGCTGCAGTGCGGAGAGGTAAAGTATTTCCGGGTGCACCTTGTATGGCTGTGTGTGTTTTCTGACATTTTGTGAAACCATACTTCGTTTCATGTGGCTTTTTATTATTCTAATATCACGTGATTTTGTAGCGACAGATTGTATTGTCTTAAGCAGACACTCACAATAAATTTAGCTATGATATTAGTCCATACTGCAATTGTGATTTGAAGTTTGGCTGATTCGAGATATGTAGATATATAGAATCTTAGGAATGTATCGAGTGCAAACCACCCATTTGCTAGCACAAGCTAAGCCCACTAGATTTGGGAATGAAAGCAATTAACAAATCCTCAAAAGAAAATTTATAATCAGTTATCGATGTGCACGTTGCTTCATAGGTCCAGACAGTCAGACACTTTTTGCTTGGAAAATGATGTAGATTTTTTATGGAGACATGAAAGCGAAggtactctttttttttccagttgACTCGATGATTGAAATTTTTGTTGGTTGTTGATCACATTTCTGATATATTTACATATCTTTTAGGAACTTCTCGTGTTAACTTGGTGTTCGTTTGGAGAAAATTGGTAGGTTATAGAATCTTTTTTATATTGAATACGTAGGTTATAGAGTCTGATGGGCTGTTGCACTAGATAGTAGGTTACACAAAGTTACAGATAAGGCCTGTGCCAGAGGTTCAAAATCTGGCTTGTATCAACTTATACTTGGCAAGGAATTGAATGTCTTAACCACTGTGCACCAAATTATACCGATTCTATGGATGGTTCTG
This window contains:
- the LOC120688226 gene encoding DNA-directed RNA polymerase IV subunit 1-like isoform X7, translated to MTNGPHLTPTPAALWQRQAPKTRGGETQTLRTPQKEEILLAPSSSAADGRGGDGSRRRSRCLRLLPVLSRAVSQDAAPPLWCSGAARRTRGPLGLSAPPPPAPSRMELNHELPRATLNAIKIDLMTSADMEKLSSISIVEVSDVTSPKLGLPNGSPQCETCGSQSERDCDGHFGVTKLAATVHNPYFIDEVVHFLNQICPGCLSPRESIDLKRLGSEPVQTACKYCSKDGSKLYPSVIFKTLSSPRVLLSKSRLHRSTSVMERISIVAEATDRVSNKSKGKGLLEGLPQDYWDFVPSENQQLQSTMTKIILSPYQVFHMLKKSDPELIKQFVSRRELLFLSCLPVTPNCHRVVEIGYGLSDARLTFDDRTKAYKRMVDVSRRIDDYRQHPQFSVLASSLVSSRVSECLKSSKLYSRKTEGETTTDTYGMKWLKDAVLSKRSDNAFRSIMVGDPKIRLWEIGIPEGLASNLVVSEPVSTYNLENMNLKCNLHLLAKEELFIRRNGKLMFIRKANQLEVGDIAYRPLQDGDLILINRPPSVHQHSLIALSTKILPIQSVVSINPLCCTPFLGDFDGDCLHGYIPQSIRSRIELGELVSLHQQLLNMQDGRSLVSLTHDSLAAAHLLTSADIFLKKSELQQLQMLCLSVSDTPVPAVVKSMDFQSSLWTGKQLFSMLLPSGMNFICDRKLHIIDSEVLTCSSGSSWLQNSTSGLFSIMFKQYGHKALDFLSSAQEVLCEFLTMRGLSVSLSDLYMFSDHYSRRKLTEGVKLALDEAEEAFRIKQILLDPINIPVLKCHDETEDVTYRQSDYILNNLSVVRSSIMAFKDVFSDLLKMVQQHVSNDNSMMVMINAGSKGSMLKYAQQTACVGLQLPASKFPFRIPSELSCISWNEQKSLSCEAEGNNGRVGGQNLYAVIRHSFIEGLNPLECLLHAISGRANFFSEHADVPGTLTRKLMYHLRDLHVAYDGTVRSSYGQHITQFSYDTADDMYCNRDRIDEIGAPVGSWAASSVSEAAYGALDHPVNGLEDSPLMNLQEVFKCHKGTNSGDHVGLLFLSKHLKKYRYGLEYASLEVKNHLERVNFSDLVEIVMIIYDGCDTRRKGGPWTTHFHISKEMMKKKRLGLGFVVEELTKEYDTIKNQLNNAIPSVCISKRKCSVGDECVQNSTCCITVVAQAESNSMSQLDIIKKRVIPIILDTLLKGTSRVNLVFVWRKLVFWNLRMLRSSVGMMVNFL
- the LOC120688226 gene encoding DNA-directed RNA polymerase IV subunit 1-like isoform X8 — protein: MTNGPHLTPTPAALWQRQAPKTRGGETQTLRTPQKEEILLAPSSSAADGRGGDGSRRRSRCLRLLPVLSRAVSQDAAPPLWCSGAARRTRGPLGLSAPPPPAPSRMELNHELPRATLNAIKIDLMTSADMEKLSSISIVEVSDVTSPKLGLPNGSPQCETCGSQSERDCDGHFGVTKLAATVHNPYFIDEVVHFLNQICPGCLSPRESIDLKRLGSEPVQTACKYCSKDGSKLYPSVIFKTLSSPRVLLSKSRLHRSTSVMERISIVAEATDRVSNKSKGKGLLEGLPQDYWDFVPSENQQLQSTMTKIILSPYQVFHMLKKSDPELIKQFVSRRELLFLSCLPVTPNCHRVVEIGYGLSDARLTFDDRTKAYKRMVDVSRRIDDYRQHPQFSVLASSLVSSRVSECLKSSKLYSRKTEGETTTDTYGMKWLKDAVLSKRSDNAFRSIMVGDPKIRLWEIGIPEGLASNLVVSEPVSTYNLENMNLKCNLHLLAKEELFIRRNGKLMFIRKANQLEVGDIAYRPLQDGDLILINRPPSVHQHSLIALSTKILPIQSVVSINPLCCTPFLGDFDGDCLHGYIPQSIRSRIELGELVSLHQQLLNMQDGRSLVSLTHDSLAAAHLLTSADIFLKKSELQQLQMLCLSVSDTPVPAVVKSMDFQSSLWTGKQLFSMLLPSGMNFICDRKLHIIDSEVLTCSSGSSWLQNSTSGLFSIMFKQYGHKALDFLSSAQEVLCEFLTMRGLSVSLSDLYMFSDHYSRRKLTEGVKLALDEAEEAFRIKQILLDPINIPVLKCHDETEDVTYRQSDYILNNLSVVRSSIMAFKDVFSDLLKMVQQHVSNDNSMMVMINAGSKGSMLKYAQQTACVGLQLPASKFPFRIPSELSCISWNEQKSLSCEAEGNNGRVGGQNLYAVIRHSFIEGLNPLECLLHAISGRANFFSEHADVPGTLTRKLMYHLRDLHVAYDGTVRSSYGQHITQFSYDTADDMYCNRDRIDEIGAPVGSWAASSVSEAAYGALDHPVNGLEDSPLMNLQEVFKCHKGTNSGDHVGLLFLSKHLKKYRYGLEYASLEVKNHLERVNFSDLVEIVMIIYDGCDTRRKGGPWTTHFHISKEMMKKKRLGLGFVVEELTKEYDTIKNQLNNAIPSVCISKRKCSVGDECVQNSTCCITVVAQAESNSMSQLDIIKKRVIPIILDTLLKGPDSQTLFAWKMM